A single region of the Canis lupus familiaris isolate Mischka breed German Shepherd chromosome 35, alternate assembly UU_Cfam_GSD_1.0, whole genome shotgun sequence genome encodes:
- the NHLRC1 gene encoding E3 ubiquitin-protein ligase NHLRC1 (The RefSeq protein has 1 substitution, 1 frameshift compared to this genomic sequence): MGAEAAGSGRALRELVREAEVSLLECKVCFERFGHRQQRRPRNLPCGHVVCLACVAALAHPRTLALECPFCRRACRGCDTSDCLPVLHLLELLGSALRPAPAAPRAAPRAAPCAPGALACHHAFGGWGTLVNPTGLALCPKTGRVVVVHDGRRRVKIFDSGGGCAHQFGEKGEAAQDIRYPLDVAVTNDCHVVVTDAGDRSIKVFDFFGQIKLVIGDQFSLPWGVETTPQNGVVVTDAEAGSLHLLEVDFAEGALQRTEKLQGHLCNPRGVAVSWLTGAIAVLEHPPGLGAGAGSTAVKVFSPTMQLIGQVDTFGLSLFFPSRITASAVTFDHQGNVIVADTSSQAVLCLGQPEEFPVLKPIITHGLSHPVALTFTKENSLLVLDSAAHSVKVYKADWG; this comes from the exons ATGGGGGCCGAggcggcggggagcgggcgggcgCTGCGGGAGCTGGTGCGCGAGGCCGAGGTCAGCCTGCTCGAGTGCAAGGTGTGCTTCGAGAGGTTCGGCCACCGCCAGCAGCGGCGCCCGCGCAACCTGCCCTGCGGCCACGTGGTGTGCCTGGCCTGCGTGGCGGCCCTGGCGCACCCGCGGACGCTGGCCCTGGAGTGCCCCTTCTGCCGCCGGGCCTGCCGCGGCTGCGACACCAGCGACTGCCTGCCGGTGCTTCACCTCCTGGAGCTCCTGGGCTCGGCGCTGCGcccagcccccgccgccccccgcgccgccc gcgccgccccctgcgccccgggcGCCCTCGCCTGCCACCACGCGTTCGGAGGCTGGGGGACCCTGGTCAACCCCACGGGGCTGGCGCTGTGCCCCAAGACCGGGCGGGTCGTGGTGGTGCACGACGGCAGGAGGCGGGTCAAGATCTTTGACTCCGGGGGAGGATGCGCCCATCAGTttggagagaagggggaggctGCCCAGGACATTAGGTACCCCCTGGACGTCGCCGTCACCAACGACTGCCACGTGGTTGTCACCGACGCCGGCGACCGCTCCATCAAAGTGTTTGATTTCTTTGGCCAGATCAAGCTCGTCATTGGAGACCAGTTTTCCTTACCTTGGGGCGTGGAGACCACCCCTCAGAATGGGGTCGTGGTAACTGACGCCGAGGCAGGGTCGCTGCACCTGCTGGAAGTCGACTTTGCAGAAGGAGCCCTCCAGAGGACTGAAAAGCTGCAAGGTCATCTGTGCAGCCCGCGAGGGGTGGCCGTGTCCTGGCTCACTGGGGCCATTGCGGTCCTGGAGCACCctccggggctgggggctggggcgggcagCACCGCCGTGAAGGTGTTCAGCCCAACTATGCAGCTGATCGGCCAGGTGGATACCTTTGGGCTCAGCCTCTTTTTCCCCTCTAGAATAACTGCCTCCGCCGTGACCTTTGATCACCAGGGGAATGTGATTGTTGCAGATACTTCTAGTCAGGCCGTCCTATGCTTGGGACAGCCTGAGGAATTTCCAGTCCTGAAGCCCATCATCACCCATGGTCTTTCCCATCCTGTGGCACTGACCTTCACCAAGGAGAATTCTCTTCTTGTGCTGGACAGTGCAGCCCATTCCGTAAAAGTCTACAAGGCTGACTGGGGGTAA